GAGTGGAGTAAAGAATATAATTTAGCGGCGTCTGTGGGCTCGGATTTTCATTTTCCGAGTCAATGGCGAGAGCTGGGACGCCAGCTCTGGTTACCTAAAGAAGCGACGCCCGTGTGGACACGTTTTATCTAAATCATTCCGGGAGGAATCATGAGTCAATATTTTGAATTGCACGCCGAAAACCCGCAGCCACGTCTGATCAATCAGGCGGTGGCCATTATACGCCAAGGCGGCGTGCTGGTTTATCCCACCGACTCTGGCTATGCCATTGGCTGTTTGGTGGGTGATAAAAACGCCATGGAGCGTATTTGTCGTATTCGTAAGCTAGAAAAAGATCATAACTTTACCTTAGTGTGTCGAGATCTCTCTGAGTTGTCTTTTTACGCACGCGTCGATAATGGCGCCTTTAGGTTAATGAAAAATAATACCCCAGGTGCGTATACCTTTATTTTGCGTGCTACTAAAGAAGTCCCTAAGCGCTTGCAAAACCCAA
This genomic window from Oceanisphaera avium contains:
- a CDS encoding L-threonylcarbamoyladenylate synthase, producing the protein MSQYFELHAENPQPRLINQAVAIIRQGGVLVYPTDSGYAIGCLVGDKNAMERICRIRKLEKDHNFTLVCRDLSELSFYARVDNGAFRLMKNNTPGAYTFILRATKEVPKRLQNPKRKTIGLRVPNNPITLALLEALGEPLMSGSLIMPNETEAEYDPQTIRELLEKQVDLIIDGGVLDSKPTTVIELYDDTPVIARAGAGDTTPFE